A single genomic interval of Armigeres subalbatus isolate Guangzhou_Male chromosome 1, GZ_Asu_2, whole genome shotgun sequence harbors:
- the LOC134213827 gene encoding uncharacterized protein LOC134213827 — MNCHLCHITSNCLQSFFKHLTIHHGTPTIFKYTCTACVPSTSYQNLHRFKRHVISNHAGLFESNDPDGDSDLGNATPHVENMTAPDITEENVTQVQIPIRAEADHNVNENEEMEKISLEDTDILDLRNKLRDTFLNFSLSLHSKPNFTRKDVIDLQKNITEQIVRPICDTLIKICPLVNNKDINELIEDIYQPFQFISSEQKLNTTLQNIQLNDSLQTVNYKNSDGNITSKGCLMPIKHQFKLFFESGNIFNDTINHIRLLEDRENITNIVNGTLWRHVKQSFKDRCVIPYFLYSDEVEMNDAIGAHSGTHKVTGLYYNFPTIPPHFLARLENLFVAGFVKASDMAKLGPSVALKELIDVLIDLEQNGIELNIDGKTIRAYFVLMAILGDNLGINTLMGYATSFSSMLFCRFCTMNKYDCQKMLKLDPNCYRTIEKYETDVQLNFKESGIKEESAFNKLEYYHVAKFTSVDLMRLFSHVEKRPQKDDEWTDIEDNASNSSSEYKVHSNKQTSAVKAVQRDGCKKGLYGPVFPQRGPDENC; from the exons ATGAACTGTCATCTGTGCCATATTACGTCCAACTGTCTGCAAAGTTTCTTCAAACACTTAACAATTCATCATGGCACACCTACCATCTTCAAGTATACCTGTACAGCATGTGTGCCCTCGACTTCGTACCAGAATCTACATCGTTTTAAGCGACATGTCATTTCCAACCACGCCGGTTTATTCGAGTCCAATGACCCCGATGGTGACAGCGATCTTGGTAACGCCACGCCTCATGTCGAAAATATGACCGCTCCAGACATCACAGAAGAAAATGTGACCCAAGTGCAAATTCCAATCAGGGCAGAAGCTGATCATAACgtaaatgaaaatgaagagATGGAGAAAATTAGCTTAGAAGACACAGATATTTTAGATTTAAGAAATAAGTTAAGAGACACGTTTTTAAACTTTTCGCTAAGTTTACACAGTAAGCCAAATTTCACGAGAAAAGATGTTATagatctacaaaaaaatattaccgaacAAATCGTGAGACCGATTTGCGATACTCTAATTAAAATATGTCCTTTAGTTAATAACAAAGACATCAATGAGCTAATCGAGGATATTTATCAACCATTTCAGTTCATAAGCTCCGAGCAAAAACTAAATACGACATTGCAAAATATCCAATTAAACGATTCATTACAAACTGTCAATTACAAAAATAGTGATGGAAACATTACTTCGAAAGGCTGCCTTATGCCAATTAAGCATCAGTTCAAACTGTTTTTCGAGAGTGGGAATATTTTTAATGACACGATTAATCATATTAGGTTGCTAGAAGACAGAGAAAATATTACTAATATTGTCAACGGTACTTTATGGAGACATGTGAAACAATCATTTAAAGACAGATGTGTTATACCGTATTTCCTATACTCTGATGAAGTAGAGATGAATGATGCTATTGGTGCTCACTCAGGAACCCACAAAGTTACAGGACTATACTATAACTTTCCAACAATACCTCCTCACTTCTTAGCACGATTAGAAAATTTATTCGTTGCTGGTTTTGTTAAAGCATCTGATATGGCAAAGTTGGGTCCATCTGTTGCTTTGAAAGAATTGATTGATGTACTAATTGACCTGGAGCAAAACGGCATTGAATTGAATATAGATGGAAAAACTATTCGTGCGTATTTTGTACTAATGGCTATACTAGGAGACAACTTAGGGATCAACACTTTAATGGGGTACGCAACATCATTTAGTTCTATGCTGTTCTGTAGGTTTTGCACTATGAATAAATATGATTGCCAAAAAATGCTAAAACTTGATCCAAATTGTTATCGAACTATAGAAAAGTATGAAACTGATGTTCagttgaatttcaaagaatCTGGTATAAAAGAAGAATCTGCTTTCAATAAGTTGGAATATTATCATGTAGCGAAATTCACTAGTGTCGATTTAATGCGACTTTTTTCACACG TAGAAAAACGACCACAAAAGGATGACGAGTGGACTGATATCGAAGACAACGCATCTAATTCATCGTCCGAATACAAAGTACATAGTAACAAACAAACGTCGGCGGTCAAAGCGGTGCAAAGAGATGGATGCAAAAAAGGCTTGTACGGACCAGTGTTTCCTCAACGCGGACCAGATGAAAATTGttga